One window of Terriglobales bacterium genomic DNA carries:
- a CDS encoding group I intron-associated PD-(D/E)XK endonuclease, producing the protein MGRFDRLFHPRMRDEKHRGDWAEAAFSAKAMGQGLTVCRPMGENEPFDFVVYNVRRAMNRVQVKSAWKRWRGKYQITSGRGGFKRADIDFVVVAIPDADVWYVIPVDAIAGCKGAAFAPHNPKSKRKYEQYREAWHLLTGDEPGAWARYQRFTIHAGTE; encoded by the coding sequence ATGGGCCGTTTTGACCGCCTCTTCCATCCCCGCATGCGCGACGAGAAGCACCGTGGCGATTGGGCCGAAGCCGCCTTTAGCGCCAAAGCCATGGGGCAGGGCCTCACTGTCTGCCGGCCCATGGGTGAGAACGAGCCCTTCGACTTCGTCGTCTATAACGTCCGCCGCGCCATGAACCGGGTGCAGGTCAAGTCCGCCTGGAAGCGCTGGCGCGGCAAGTACCAGATCACCAGCGGCCGCGGCGGCTTCAAGCGCGCCGACATCGATTTCGTCGTGGTCGCCATCCCCGACGCCGATGTCTGGTACGTCATTCCCGTGGACGCCATCGCCGGCTGCAAGGGCGCCGCCTTCGCTCCCCACAACCCCAAGAGCAAGCGGAAATACGAGCAGTACCGCGAGGCCTGGCACCTGTTGACCGGCGACGAACCTGGCGCCTGGGCCCGCTACCAGCGC